The sequence TCTTTCTTATGCAATGATAACCCTGGACCGTTTTTATCTATTCATCAACGAAAAAGTGTTAAAGGATGAAGTGAAAGCTTACTTTAAGGAGCTTTCCGTAACTATTTGCCCTTATAATGACATTTATACAGCAGTTTCACAGTTAAGAGATCAGAAGGTTCTTGTAGAAACAGGTAAGACTAACTATGCCATTGTAAAAAATCTTGACAGCTCCAACAGCATCATTGATAAAATGAATCCTACCGCCCTTTCAAAAGCCATGAAGAATCCGGTAGAAGTGGAAAATATGAGAAAAGCTCACATCAAGGATGGCGTAGCCATGGTAAAATTCATCTACTGGCTGAAGCAAAATGTGGGAAAAGAAACGATCACAGAGGTCAGCGCCCAGGAGTATCTGGATCATCTGCGTTCCGAACAGAAGGGGAATCTGGGACTGAGCTTTGATACGATTTCCGCCTATGGCGCCAATGCAGCGATGTGCCATTATAAGGCTACAGCGGAAAGTGATGTGAAGATAGAACCCAGGGGACTTTATCTGGTGGATTCAGGCGGACAGTATTATGAAGGAACGACTGACGTGACCAGGACCATTGCGGTAGGGCCGCTGACAGAGAAAGAGAGAGAGCATTTTACCCTTACTGTCATCAGCATGCTGCGCCTGGGAGCTGTGAAATTTCTTTACGGATGCCGGGGACTGACCCTGGACTATGTAGCAAGGGAGCCGTTCTGGAGCCGTGGCATTAATTATGACCATGGGACCGGTCATGGAGTAGGATACCTGCTTAATGTCCATGAGCGCCCCAATGGGATCCGGTGGCGCATGGTACCGGAGCGTCAGGATAATGGTGTTCTGGAGGAAGGCATGATTACTTCCGACGAGCCTGGAGTCTATATTGAGGGCAGCCACGGCGTCCGTACAGAGAATCTGATTGTTAGTAAGAAGGCAGAAGAGAATGAGTATGGACAATTTATGGAATTTGAATTCCTGACCATGGTTCCCATTGATCTGGAAGCCATTGATCAATCCATTATGACAGAACATGATGTGAAGCTGTTAAATGATTATCACAAAGCCGTTTATGAAGCTCTTTCCCCGTATGTTACAGGAGAGGAAGCACTGTGGCTGAAAGAGAATACAAGAACTATTTAAACAAAATAATTAGGCAGAACCGTAAATTATGGTTCTGCCTGTTTTTGATTGTCCGCGTTTGCTTTAAGCCGCAATAATATGGGAAAAACCGCTTCCAGATCTTCTTTGCTTAAGTTTCTCATCAACGCAGCGGCTTCCCTTAAAAGAGGCTGTTCTTTTCTTTCCGTTTTAAAAAATTCTATGGGAGTAATTTCAAGATAATCGCAGATTTCAAAAAATTGTTTCATAGATGGCATGGAACGTCCTGAAGAAATTCCCTGGATATAGCTCTTATTTTTTCCCAAATCCAGGCTCATTTGATATTCTGAGATATTTTTTTTCAAGCGAAGCTCCGTGATTCGATTCCTGACAAACTGTTCATCCAACATTATCACCTCTAGGTTAATCATAAAGGATATTCTGTGCAGATGCTACGTATTGTATGCGTAATAATGGCAGAAAAACAGGTTGCATATACGGATGAAAAGCGTTATCATATACCATATACGAATGGAAAAGAAGCGGGATGAATGATTCCGGCAGGTACAGGGGGAAGGATCATGGCAGGTAATTCAGGAAGGCGGTTCGAAAGGTGGAATTCGGTGAACGAGCATGAGTTCTTCCGTTATGATGAGACGGAGCAATTGTACAGAAACATAAACTTATTTAAAGATACGGTTTTATTTGAGTATTCTTATGTAGATGAGAGGTTATATCTGTCACCAAACGCCAAAGGACAGATAGATTTGTTGAATTTTGAACGTATTCTTATTAAGCATAGAAGCAATGCCCCCCAGGTTGGTGAAATCCGTTCGTTTGAATTTTGTCTGGGGAAATCAGGGGAACCATACCACTGGTGCAGTTGCAAGTTGACTGCCCAATGGGAGGATCAGACAGAAAGCCCGGTCAAGCTTATTGGAAAGCTTCAGGATATTACCGGACTGAAGGCGAGGGAAGAGCAGCTGCTACTCCAGTCCTTAAAGGATGGACTCACCGGTTTATACAATAAAATGGCCTTTAAATACCGGGTAGAAGAGAAATTAAAGTCCGGCGGATCGGGTTGGCTCTGCATGATAGATATAGATAATTTCAAGGAAATCAATGACTGCTTCGGCCATCTGGCCGGCGACCGGATCTTGATGCAGGTAGGCGGAATGCTCTGTGATATTTATCCGGATCCGGATCTGGTGGGCAGGGCAGGCGGAGATGAATTTGTTGTTTTTACAACAAAAGATGACGTCCAGGAAAGGGCGGACAATCTGTTGGATCGAGTAGAAAAGATCATACCGGAAGAAAAGTGGTCCATTTCTGTCAGCATTGGAATTGCTCCTAGCACCGGAAAGCGCGGAGAGGATTATCAAAAGCTGTTTTCCAAAGCAGACCAGGCCATGTATCAAGCAAAACAGGCTGGAAAAAACCGGATTGCTTTTTTTTATGATGATTGTTGATTGATGGTTGATAGTTGATGGTTTAGGGATTATGGTGGTGGATTATATAGAATGGAAAGGTAAAATGGGGCAGGAGATGTTAATCCTGTCCCATTTTATTTTTGATTTGTTATTCCTGCTCGGTGGGTAAATCTACCAGAGTGTATTCACATTGGATTGCCGGGAGAAACTTGTCCAGAAGATCCTCGGTTTTAAACTTTAGGCTGGAAGTATTGATGCAG is a genomic window of Lacrimispora sphenoides containing:
- a CDS encoding aminopeptidase P family protein, whose amino-acid sequence is MIQERLEQLRILMAEHHMDAYMIPTSDFHESEYVGEYFKCREFITGFSGSAGTAVITKDDAGLWTDGRYFVQAGKQLEGTGITLQRMGQPGVPEIGEYLDQVLPEGGCLGFDGRVVNCQLGQDLEKLLAEKHVTLAYQEDLVEVLWKERPKQSAEPVWILEEKYSGKSSALKIEELRSQMKKEKATIHILTSLDDIAWLLNIRGNDVECNPVVLSYAMITLDRFYLFINEKVLKDEVKAYFKELSVTICPYNDIYTAVSQLRDQKVLVETGKTNYAIVKNLDSSNSIIDKMNPTALSKAMKNPVEVENMRKAHIKDGVAMVKFIYWLKQNVGKETITEVSAQEYLDHLRSEQKGNLGLSFDTISAYGANAAMCHYKATAESDVKIEPRGLYLVDSGGQYYEGTTDVTRTIAVGPLTEKEREHFTLTVISMLRLGAVKFLYGCRGLTLDYVAREPFWSRGINYDHGTGHGVGYLLNVHERPNGIRWRMVPERQDNGVLEEGMITSDEPGVYIEGSHGVRTENLIVSKKAEENEYGQFMEFEFLTMVPIDLEAIDQSIMTEHDVKLLNDYHKAVYEALSPYVTGEEALWLKENTRTI
- a CDS encoding GGDEF domain-containing protein produces the protein MAGNSGRRFERWNSVNEHEFFRYDETEQLYRNINLFKDTVLFEYSYVDERLYLSPNAKGQIDLLNFERILIKHRSNAPQVGEIRSFEFCLGKSGEPYHWCSCKLTAQWEDQTESPVKLIGKLQDITGLKAREEQLLLQSLKDGLTGLYNKMAFKYRVEEKLKSGGSGWLCMIDIDNFKEINDCFGHLAGDRILMQVGGMLCDIYPDPDLVGRAGGDEFVVFTTKDDVQERADNLLDRVEKIIPEEKWSISVSIGIAPSTGKRGEDYQKLFSKADQAMYQAKQAGKNRIAFFYDDC
- a CDS encoding helix-turn-helix domain-containing protein, which translates into the protein MDEQFVRNRITELRLKKNISEYQMSLDLGKNKSYIQGISSGRSMPSMKQFFEICDYLEITPIEFFKTERKEQPLLREAAALMRNLSKEDLEAVFPILLRLKANADNQKQAEP